In Sphaeramia orbicularis chromosome 7, fSphaOr1.1, whole genome shotgun sequence, one genomic interval encodes:
- the aaas gene encoding aladin, producing MCSLALFPPPLPSGHTTLCESNNELLSGASSEDHRLIQDSSLLSLYFPRESLKLHSRTESSSKAAFLDHSETLWMRSAAAWRDGGFTGLLNEITNSHTEVPKWLSVSSGCTLALLQWVSSFHGSLFPHLTLSSEDMIAEFSQVLNWPDCVVRAFAWHPHTDKFAVALLDDSIKIYNPKSATTPTLKHRLQRSVAAVQWKPLCASALAVACQNCLLVWHVDPCSLSTRPSSGCAQVLSHPGHSPVTSIAWSPSGSLLVSASPMDTAMMVWDVAAENCVPLQRVGGGGVTFLSWSPDGSHVLASTPSLLFRVWETRMWTCERWPCVKGRCQSGCWSPDGSRLLFTVQGETVIYALTFTDAPGIPAGTSKGPQAAAVVADLSETTFNTQDGDITVGGEIQSLAWDPKGERLAVLLKGDAQAADRPPVIAVFKTRTSPIFELLPCGFVQGEPGAEPRLMQFHPNFQHGALLTVCWSTGRITHVPFYFLSAGVPHFGLNGSPSLPRPQERPSDFANQSLFTEMIS from the exons ATGTGCTCTTTGGCGCTGTTCCCCCCTCCACTGCCCTCAGGACACACCACCCTGTGTGAGTCCAACAACGAGCTGCTTTCAGGGGCCAGTAGTGAAGACCACCGACTCATACAG GATTCCAGTCTTTTGAGTCTGTATTTCCCTCGAGAGTCCCTGAAGCTGCACAGTCGTACTGAGAGCAGCAGTAAAGCAGCTTTTCTGGACCACTCTGAGACGCTGTGGATGAGGAGTGCAGCAGCATG GAGAGATGGTGGATTCACAGGACTTCTCAATGAAATTACAAACTCACACACAGAAG TGCCTAAATGGCTCTCGGTGAGTTCAGGGTGCACCCTGGCTTTGCTTCAATGGGTCTCTTCCTTTCATGGTTCCTTGTTTCCTCATCTCACA CTGAGTAGTGAGGACATGATTGCTGAATTTTCTCAAGTTTTGAACTG GCCAGACTGTGTGGTGCGAGCCTTCGCCTGGcatccacatacagacaaatttgCTGTGGCCCTACTAGATGACTCCATTAAGATCTACAACCCAAAAAG TGCCACAACTCCCACACTGAAGCACCGTCTACAGAGGAGCGTGGCAGCTGTTCAGTGGAAGCCACTGTGCGCGTCTGCTTTGGCTGTTGCTTGTCAGAACTGTTTGCTGGTCTGGCACGTCGACCCCTGCTCACTGTCAACCAG GCCGTCATCTGGTTGTGCTCAAGTTTTGTCTCATCCCGGCCACTCTCCAGTCACCTCCATCGCCTGGTCTCCAAGTGGGTCTCTCCTCGTGTCAGCTTCACCAATGGACACAGCAATGATG GTTTGGGATGTAGCTGCAGAAAACTGTGTACCTCTCCAGCGTGTTGGAGGAGGAGGTGTCACCTTCCTGTCCTGGTCTCCTGATGGCAGCCATGTCCTGGCTTCTACTCCATCTTTGTTGTTCAG ggtttgGGAGACAAGGATGTGGACTTGTGAGCGTTGGCCGTGTGTGAAAGGGCGCTGCCAG TCCGGATGCTGGAGTCCAGATGGGAGTCGACTCCTCTTCACTGTCCAGGGAGAGACTGTTATATATGCCCTGACCTTCACTGATGCACCAG gCATACCTGCAGGTACATCAAAAGGGCCTCAGGCAGCAGCGGTGGTGGCCGATCTGTCAGAGACTACTTTTAACACACAGGATGGAGATATCAC TGTCGGTGGAGAGATCCAGTCTTTAGCCTGGGATCCAAAAGGAGAGAGACTTGCAGTGCTTCTTAAAG GTGATGCACAAGCAGCAGACCGACCTCCAGTGATCGCTGTGTTTAAAACGAGAACCAGTCCCATTTTTGAGCTTCTTCCATG TGGCTTTGTTCAGGGGGAGCCTGGAGCAGAGCCGAGATTAATGCAGTTTCACCCGAATTTCCAGCACGGAGCCCTTCTTACTGTG tgttggtCCACTGGAAGGATCACCCATGTGCCTTTCTACTTCCTGAGTGCTGGTGTTCCACATTTTGGCCTCAATGGCAGTCCATCATTGCCACGACCCCAAGAAAGACCATCTGACTTTGCCAATCAGTCACTTTTTACAGAGATGATCTCTTGA
- the map3k12 gene encoding mitogen-activated protein kinase kinase kinase 12, protein MSGTCIHEPRAPSPSLSGFSTPISEPPYRRLDGDTPACTPETDLTPTQCVLRNVLSIDTGGQVAPGGSSPTPSDGPSAHFDNSVLKLHEHEACQCGGGAEAGHSPEAGAVRSQSENIRLQSGSGGFLEGLFGCLKPVWTMIGKAYSTEHKHSQEESWEVPFEEISDLQWVGSGAQGAVFLGKFHGEDVAVKKVRDIKETEIKHLRKLKHPNIITFKGVCTQAPCYCILMEYCAQGQLYEVLRAGRKITPSLLVDWSMGIAGGMNYLHLHKIIHRDLKSPNMLITHDDLVKISDFGTSKELSDKSTKMSFAGTVAWMAPEVIRNEPVSEKVDIWSFGVVLWEMLTGEIPYKDVDSSAIIWGVGNNSLQLPVPESCPDGFKILLRQCWNCKPRNRPSFRQILLHLDIASADVLSTPQETYFKSQAEWREEVKQHFEKIKSEGTCLHRLDEELINRRREELRHALDIREHYERKLERANNLYMELSAVMLQLELKEKELQRREQSLDKKYPGLFKHHSSRQSSSSNSMDKLIKKRNVPQKLPSGKRPDILKSEVIIPKIDSSVMQVTIPACPNRSSTSPSRSRRVKTRHRKPGKGSSGDLAGLKANQSSPSRDSTSQANSSNTNTSKQLLEPSAALRGLSHEQQQRQLSSSSPDLICTTLEAEGQGKGESSVGGLERGGSLSASAGLGGSEAGAAGLDDLTETPPRSDTPSEDAASFPFSSSPDSPCGRGAAAGRGSLGSPRLPHDADEKEDGAGAVRLPRGASGGIGSQHLTPSAILYRAAITRKQRRGVSSEEEEGEVDSEVELPRRRRPTSITKCQSVSTFSSENLSVSDGEEGHTTDHSHSGTPDVVSTNTDDRLDDRSDDLLSQGSEIPADNTDPAQASDGLSERDGAPGQAKAQLDAGQNSNESRALCDDSDCDSAELDQSGSGEPSRPPSAGAWVPQSQPLPYQGSPQAPHTGPP, encoded by the exons ATGAGTGGGACCTGTATTCATGAGCCCCGCGCCCCTTCCCCCTCCCTGTCAGGCTTCAGTACTCCCATCTCAGAACCCCCCTATCGAAGACTCGATGGAGACACCCCTGCCTGCACCCCCGAAACGGACCTGACCCCCACACAGTGTGTCCTCCGCAACGTTCTGTCTATTGACACCGGTGGGCAGGTTGCCCCGGGTGGCAGCAGCCCCACCCCTAGTGATGGACCCTCAGCCCACTTTGACAACAGCGTGCTAAAACTACACGAACATGAGGCCTGCCAATGTGGTGGTGGGGCCGAAGCGGGGCACAGTCCAGAGGCTGGAGCTGTGCGCAGCCAGTCAGAGAATATTCGACTCCAGTCAGGAAGCGGAGGTTTTTTGGAGGGACTGTTTGGCTGCCTAAAACCAGTCTGGACCATGATTGGAAAGGCCTACtccactgaacacaaacacagccAAGAAG AATCTTGGGAGGTTCCGTTTGAGGAAATCTCCGACTTGCAGTGGGTGGGCAGCGGGGCACAGGGGGCTGTCTTCCTTGGGAAGTTCCACGGAGAAGACGTAGCCGTTAAGAAAGTGCGGGACATCAAAGAGACAGAGATCAAACACCTTCGCAAACTCAAGCACCCCAATATCATCACTTTCAA GGGCGTGTGCACCCAGGCTCCTTGTTACTGTATCTTAATGGAGTATTGTGCTCAAGGCCAGCTATATGAGGTGCTGCGGGCAGGCCGTAAAATCACCCCTTCTCTCCTGGTTGATTGGTCTATGGGCATCGCAGGTGGCATGAACTATCTACATTTACACAAAATCATTCACCGAGACCTCAAGTCCCCCAA CATGTTGATCACACATGATGACCTGGTGAAGATCTCTGACTTTGGAACCTCAAAAGAGCTCAGTGACAAGAGCACAAAGATGTCATTTGCTGGCACTGTGGCCTGGATGGCTCCGGAGGTAATTCGGAATGAGCCAGTCTCAGAAAAGGTTGATATTTG GTCATTTGGAGTGGTGCTGTGGGAGATGCTAACCGGAGAGATCCCTTATAAGGATGTGGACTCATCTGCCATCATTTGGGGTGTGGGAAACAATAGTCTTCAGTTGCCTGTTCCTGAGAGCTGCCCCGATGGTTTCAAGATTCTGCTCAGACAGTGCTG GAACTGTAAACCCAGGAATAGGCCTTCTTTTCGTCAGATCCTTCTTCATCTGGACATAGCATCAGCTGATGTGCTCTCTACACCACAAGAGACGTACTTCAAGTCTCAG GCTGAATGGAGAGAAGAGGTGAAACAGCACTTTGAGAAAATTAAATCTGAGGGCACTTGTCTCCACCGACTCGATGAGGAACTGATCAACCGACGCAGAGAGGAACTCAG gcatgctttggacattCGTGAGCACTATGAGAGGAAACTAGAGAGGGCCAACAACCTTTACATGGAACTAAGCGCCGTCATGCTGCAGCTGGAGCTCAAAGAAAAGGAACTGCAGAG GAGAGAGCAGTCTTTAGATAAGAAGTATCCAGGCTTGTTTAAGCACCATAGCTCCCGTCAGAGCAGCTCCTCTAACTCCATGGACAAACTCATCAAGAAGAGAAATGTCCCACAGAAACTGCCGTCTGGAAAAAG GCCAGACATCCTCAAATCTGAGGTGATTATTCCTAAGATTGACTCATCTGTGATGCAAGTCACCATCCCCGCCTGTCCAAACAGAAGCTCCACATCTCCCAGCCGGTCGCGGAGGGTAAAGACTCGCCATCGTAAGCCTGGTAAAGGCAGCAGTGGGGATCTCGCTGGACTGAAGGCAAATCAATCTTCCCCCAGTAGGGACTCAACTTCCCAAGCCAACAGCTCTAACACCAACACCTCCAAGCAGCTCCTGGAGCCTTCTGCAGCCCTGAGGGGCCTCAGCCACgagcagcagcagaggcagcTATCATCCTCCAGCCCTGACCTCATCTGCACCACACTAGAGGCAGAGGGCCAGGGGAAAGGGGAGTCCTCTGTGGGTGGGCTGGAGAGAGGGGGGAGCCTAAGCGCCTCTGCAGGTTTGGGGGGGTCTGAAGCCGGGGCAGCCGGCCTGGATGATCTCACAGAAACTCCCCCACGCAGTGACACTCCCAGTGAGGATGCTGCGTCTTTTCCGTTCTCCAGCAGTCCAGACTCACCATGCGGGAGGGGAGCGGCAGCAGGACGGGGGTCTCTAGGTTCTCCACGGCTGCCTCATGATGCGGATGAAAAGGAGGATGGAGCTGGTGCTGTGAGGTTGCCTCGTGGGGCATCAGGAGGCATCGGAAGCCAGCACCTCACTCCTTCAGCTATTCTATACAGAGCAGCTATCACACGCAAACAG AGGCGTGGAGTGTcatcagaagaggaggagggtgaAGTTGACAGTGAGGTTGAGTTGCCACGGAGACG ACGTCCGACCAGCATCACCAAGTGCCAGTCGGTGTCTACCTTCAGCTCTGAGAACCTGTCAGTGTCGGACGGCGAGGAGGGTCACACCACTGACCACTCCCACAGCGGCACACCCGACGTGGTCAGCACCAACACAGACGACAGGTTGGACGACCGCAGCGATGACCTCCTCTCTCAGGGGTCGGAGATCCCGGCGGACAACACTGACCCTGCGCAGGCTTCTGATGGCTTATCGGAGAGAGACGGTGCCCCTGGACAGGCGAAAGCTCAGCTGGACGCGGGACAGAATTCAAATGAG AGTCGGGCCCTGTGTGATGATTCTGACTGCGACAGCGCTGAGCTCGATCAGTCAGGTAGCGGCGAACCCAGTCGCCCCCCCAGTGCTGGAGCATGGGTGCCACAGTCTCAACCTTTACCCTATCAGGGGTCTCCACAGGCACCTCATACAGGACCTCCATAG